gagaaaagttatgcaattaaaggaactgggtttaggtcatttttcgaCAAATatccatttttgggaaaaattgaaaggggtaccatcataaaaatttcaagaaaaacgACCCGAAATTTCAAGCCAACATTGAAACGCAGATTTATTGGAAACTAATTCAAAAACCGTCAGAACTAAGTCTTTtccaaatcggatatctgtaagaaaagttatggaattaaatgtgATAGACTtaagtcacttttctgcaaggcatttttttaaatttaaattttattaaatcgcttagaaaatcaacacaaaatacaagactgtaatttgaatgcagaatcTTAGAACATTAAACCACAAAGCTAAggaggtatgcctttttaaaatcggatttcggagagaaaagttatgcaatttaAAGTGCTTGGTTTGGGTAATTTTTAGACAAACatccatttttgggaaaaattgaaaggggtgccatcataaaaatttcaagaaaaacgACCCGAAATTTCAAGCCAACATTGAAACGCAGATTTATTGGAAACTAATTCAAAAACCGTCAGAACTAAGTCTTTtccaaatcggatatctgtaagaaaagttatggaattaaatgtgATAGACTtaagtcacttttctgcaaggcatttttttaaatttaaattttattaaatcgcttagaaaatcaacacaaaatacaagactgtaatttgaatgcagaatcTTAGAACATTAAACCACAAAGCTAAggaggtatgcctttttaaaatcggatttcggagagaaaagttatgcaatttaAAGTGCTTGGTTTGGGTAATTTTTAGACAAACatccatttttgggaaaaattgaaaggggtgccatcataaaaatttcaagaaaaacgACCCGAAATTTCAAGCcaacatttaaacgcagatttattGGAAACTAATTCAAAACCCGTCAGAACTAAGTCTTTtccaaatcggatatctgtaagaaaagttatggaattaaatgtgATGGACTtaagtcacttttctgcaaggcatttttttaaatttaaattttataaaatcgcttagaaaatcaacacaaaatacaagactgtaatttgaatgcagaatcTTAGAACATTAAACCACAAAGCTAAggaggtatgcctttttaaaatcggatttcggagagaaaagttatgcaattaaaggaactgggtttaggtcatttttcgaCAAATatccatttttgggaaaaattgaaaggggtaccatcataaaaatttcaagaaaaacgACCCGAAATTTCAAGCCAACATTGAAACGCAGATTTATTGGAAACTAATTCAAAAACCGTCAGAACTAAGTCTTTtccaaatcggatatctgtaagaaaagttatggaattaaatgtgATGGACTtaagtcacttttctgcaaggcatttttttaaatttaaattttattaaatcgcttagaaaatcaacacaaaaaacaagactgtaatttgaatgcagaatcTTAGAACATTAAACCACAAAGCTAAggaggtatgcctttttaaaatcggatttgggagagaaaagttatgcaatttaAAGTGCTTGGTTTGGGTAATTTTTAGACAAACatccatttttgggaaaaattgaaaggggtgccatcataaaaatttcaagaaaaacgACTTGAAATTTCAAGCCAACATTGAAACGCAGATTTATTGGAAACTAATTCAAAAACCGTCAGAACTAAGTCTTTtccaaatcggatatctgtaagaaaagttatggaattaaatgtgATAGACTtaagtcacttttctgcaaggcatttttttaaatttaaattttattaaatcgcttagaaaatcaacacaaaatacaagactgtaatttgaatgcagaatcTTAGAACATTAAACCACAAAGCTAAggaggtatgcctttttaaaatcggatttcggagagaaaagttatgcaatttaAAGTGCTTGGTTTGGGTAATTTTTAGACAAACatccatttttgggaaaaattgaaaggggtgccatcataaaaatttcaagaaaaacgACCCGAAACTACAAACCCACATTTAAACGCAGACTTATGGGAAACTAATCCAAAAACCGTCAAAACTAAGTCTTTtccaaatcggatatctgtaagaaaagttatgtaATTAAATGTGCTGGTTTTGgttcacttttctgcaaagcccggtttataaaacttaaatcaaCACAAACTGCAATACTATGGTTTGAACTTTGAATAgtccaaaaattgaaaatcattaTGTTTTCCTGAAATAGTTTTCCACCCCAGAAATATGCAACAGTAAAAGCGTTCTGTAAACGAAATGTTAACGCTTGTTTAGCTTACACCATCGATATAGTGTACTTGCACTATCGATAGCAGTTCCAGTTGGGAAGCCGAGCGAGTGCATTGTTTGGGAACTGCACTCTCCAATCAGAAACCACAACAAACACTTTGATTAACTAAAAGTAAGCAATGCTATTGAATGTGCGCTCCACAATGGCAGATAAGGTTATCGGATGTGAGAGTTGGGTAACCGATTCATTCGGTGGAAAAGTACGAAACGATGACAACGTCGTTGAGCAGCGGAGTGTTGATTGGATTTCTATGGATTCTGGGCATGCCTCAGTGGATATCTGCTGGTAATGTTCTGGCCGTTTATCCGCACTTTGGTTTTAGCCACTTTAAAGTGGTGATGCCCATACTAAATGAACTGGCCAATCGTGGGCATGACATCACTGTGATCTCGTACGTGAAGAATCCACAGGCACATGGCTTTCCCAACTACGAGGAACTATTGATATCGGCACCTGGCGAGGATCAGTCGAGTACAACGATCAACTTGGTTCCGCTGACGGAAAATACACCCACAAGATCACTGTTTGTACTCATTCGGGAGTACATAGCCCTGCATGATGAGGGTCAGGAGACATGTGAGCACCTCTTCGCCAGTGGACACATTGAAAAGGTCTTGGAAAGACACCAAATTAAGCCCTACGATCTGCTACTAACCGAATACTTCAATTCCGATTGCCAACTGGCCTTGGCCAAGTTATTGGAGCTGCCAATTATTGGCCTTAGTACTTGTGCTCTGATGCCCTACTACTATGATCGCATTGATCTGCCCGATACGCCAGCCTTTATCCAGTCGGAATTTGTGGGTTTTGCCGGGCAACTGAAGTGGCATGAGCGTTTACTTAACTTTATGCAAGCCAAGCTATTAAAGTTCCTCTACAAATACCACTCGAATGCAGCTGACAATGAGTTGATACGAAAGTATCTTGGTGTGGAAATAGATGTGGAGCAAGTAGCTCGCACCCAAACTGCTTTTATTTTCGGAAATCAACATTATTCGCTGATGGGCAGTCGGCCACAATCACTGCAGTTTGTGGAAATTGGAGGAGTTCATATAACTAAACAGGCAGAAATGGAATTGCCAGAGAATGTCACTAACTTTCTCATTCAATCAAGCGAGGGAGTTATCTTCATAAGCTGGGGATCCATGGTTCGGGCCTCAAGCATCGATGAAGATAAACTAAAAGCCATACTGGAAGTTCTACAAAATCAGCCCTTAAGGGTCATTTGGAAATGGGAGGCTGATGAGGCTCCAAAAACTGACTCCTCTAAATTCCTATTTATCAAATGGGCTCCACAGTTGGCCGTTCTCTGTGAGTAATGATGActatggttttttaatttaataaatttaatgattattacaaaaaacaagGAACCGAATTTGGAAACCCATTAAAACTGTCtacaaattacataaaaatcaGCCAAATTCGTTaacaaaataaccaaaaattcCAGCAGACCTAACTGGTTTATTAACACATAAATCGGTTAAGGgctatttgaattttaagttCTCAAATCCAATTCTATTTTAGGTCATCCGAAAGTAAAGTTGTTTTGGTCTCATGGCGGTTTACTTGGAACTACGGAATCTGTTCATTGCGGCAAACCCATGCTAGTCACTCCAATTTATGGAGACCAATTTCTAAATGCATTTTCTGTGCAAAATCGTGGAATGGGTCTTAAGTTGGATTATGAAGATATCACCATAGCAAACCTTAGGAAAGCTTTTACTGAGCTGAGAAAAGAAAGGTAGATTTTAGATACATTTGCTGTAAACAAAgctctttaaattaaatgccatTATTTTTCAGTTACATCCAACGTTCTCTTCAGATCTCCAAGATCTTTAATCAACGTCAGAATACTCCCCTCGAATTGGCCATTTGGTCTGTGGAACATGTGATCCAAAATGGTTTAGTTTCTGCCGAACTTCTTCAATCGCCAGGCATTGAACTTAATGGATTTATCTACCACTCACTGGATAGTATAGCTCTGATTTTGATCCCCATAGTTTTTCTGATCATAATCTTGAGCTACTTCTGCAGGAGATACCCAGCTACATTGGCCAAAAAGAAACTTggcaaaaagccaaaaagatCTTAAGAGCCGCACGAGTCTACTACTAAATTACTTGACAATTTTGGtctaacaataaatatatatatatattaagctTAGTTTAAGAGGATTTTCAGTAGCGCAGGCGTTGCATGCAGTCCCTGCGACACTCCTCGTAGGTCAGGAAATTGTTCTCAGTGGAGGCACAGCCCGTGTAGTAGAAGCTCTCACAGTTTCGGGTCTTCTCGTTGTAGGCATATCGCAATTGGCGACCTCGGCACAGTCCAGGTGCCTTGGGCTGTCTGCAGGCTGGAAAAATTACGAAATGAGATTCACttgttaagttttaaaataaataataatacaaatgtttaagaaaataaatatttttggtttttttaataatataactagGATGAATTTGACTTTGTCGGGGGTGGCACATATCCTgccatttaaatacatttacaaGATGTCTGACCTTTCCACTCGTAAGTTAAACCTTGATAAACTAAAttgtttagaaaatatttgtttttaatttttttaatctgtCCCAAGATGATTTTGGTTCTACTTTAttggtatttaattttatttaactcaCCTACGACCTGTTCGATTTGATCTTGCGTATGATTTTCCAAACTCGGAAGACCATAGGCGATTCCCACGACCAGAAGCAAAATAAGCCAAAGTTGCCTCCAGCTCGAAGTCAAGGCCATTTTGATtaattcataaatatatagTAAACAAGATGTATAAATTCCGGAGTATATAACcactttcggttttttttttggctatggAGCTTCAGTTTTCCGTTGCGATCTGAACTAACGTCGGGCACAGAATGTTCTCATTTAGTGTGTCTTGCATTTTGACAGATGTTTCTCAGCTTTCTCTGTCTGACGAATTCGTTTCTTCTTCCGTTTGGCACGTAGttgggttttggttttttgccttttggccAACTTTGTTTCCATTTCAGCGTTTCCTCTTTTTACTGCATATTTTCCACTGCACTTTTCAAGCATCGAGTGAAAACGTGTGCCAAAGAGAAGCACCAATATAGGAAGTACCTTGGATAAGGTAAATTTGAGTGCATTACATTTACACGGTGTAGCACATTGTGCATTTCGTTTtgcacttaaataaattacaatatgTTCTTTGAATGACGTAAAGTTAGGTACTCCTTTTTATCtaatctttaaataattcaaatgaTAAAACATTTATCAAACCAAAAGGAACACAAATTCATcgcaaaaatttgtttattcaatttctaacttatttacttaaaaaagacaattaaaaaggGCGTATTTTTCGTAAAAATAATAGACATGATTGCTACGGACTAATGAAATATAGAAGAGAGGCTAGATAGaaatttaacaaatgttttttttaagggcGAATGACGGAAGATCTTGGTCAGAtgttgcttttaaaaatgttcttacAGACTATAAGGCAACCcgatttgtatttgtatgCATTTTCGTGCGTGCTTTGATACATTAACAATGATGTTTAATAATtatgttaataatatttaatagatacaaatagaaatagaatttATACAATGCACATGGCTAACAGAGCTCTACTTACAACTTACATCATACAATTCCAAACGAACTAGACGGTACATATCctcattacaaaataatagttataaACTCGTTAATAAATTCATTGCGTTGCACATCATGGggggtatatatatataacacaTCATAAATCTAAAATCTAAAAGGGCTAAGACGATGGATAATTGTGCTTTTTTTGTCTCGGCCCTTGGCCTTGCGACTGCTACACTTTACGTTACGtttcttttcctttcttttcttAGTGTTTTTTGGCAGCTTTTCGATGCGTTGCTGCTGACTGtttgctgttggctttggcgTACATATGGCGCACTTAAGATCAATTTCTCCTCCTTGGTTTGTATTCTCCTCCGGTATTCTGTATTCTGTAGCATTTAGCGTTTAGCGTTTTGAGAGCATCGATCGTCTAGGAAACGAGTCCTAAAAGTCCTTGTCCCATCCGGTAACATCATCTGGTGGGGGACCCTCCGGATCGGGTGGATAATCATCAAAGTTCGTGGTATCCACCACGCTTTTCACGGCTGGCTTTATGGGCGGTTCCAGAGTGCAGTTTTGCAAGCCCCACCAGTAGAAGCCATCAAACCATCTATTCGGGGTGAAAAAGATCAACAAAttagtttgaatttaatattcttttagGGGAAATCTTTCTTACTTGTGCTTCTGTATCTCGCTAATTCCCCCACGCTGGTAGCCCAAACGCTCGGCAGGATTATCCCTACACAGCTTCTTAATCAGATTGCTGGCATTACGCGTGATATTCCTGGGGAATTCAATGGCATCGATGCCCTTAAGTATGATGTTGTAGGTGCGCATGGGATCCGAGCCCGTAAATGGAGGGGTacctaaaattataaattcacGAGATTATTGTTGGTAATTATATGAAgtaattaatagttttttctACAATTGAAACTGATTGCGGCCTCTGGTGCCACCAGACTTAGCTAAAGAAATCAGATTACAACTAATATAATTCAATGGATCAAAAAGTTAATAGTGTTATTCAACTGAAACTGACGATGCGTTGATTATATGATATAAGTGTacagttttataaattaggctggtacaaaaaaaaaaacaataacttcACAGAGAATATATTAGCTTTTggtgcacaaaaaaaatgtattcaaaaaccaaaagattttattttaagttctaCACAATGATCTTAAAATTTCCGtaaaaattactcatacgacaCGCAAGCCAGTTTGTATTTTGTGAAGAAAAatcttttagtttttaatttaatttaatattttatctaAGCGCTACAAGCATAAACTTATCGTTAAGACACTGGTCATTGACATAAATTAGAGTCCCAACATGGAGAACAATTAAGCAATAGTGCGTATGCTTGATAAACTTAAAGGCCATACGCATTGACTTTTAAGTTTATCAAGCATACGCACTGTggttttgtaaataataaatatgttaaccAAATACAAATCTTCTCTAGGTATTTAAATCATTCTGTTTCCTTTACATTTCCCCCTCACTCACCGGTAAGCAGCTCGAACATGAGCACTCCCAGCGACCAGTAATCCGCACTGATGTCGTGACCCCGGTTGAGAATCACCTCCGGAGCCACATACTCCGGGGTGCCGCAGAAAGTCCACGTTTTCCTGCCCGTCTGCAGTTTCTTGGCAAAGCCAAAGTCGACGAGCTTCACATATCCGCGTTCGTTGAGCAGCAGGTTCTCCGGCTTCAGATCTCGATAGATGATGTTCCGCGAATGCAGGTAGTCAAAGGCCTCCACCACACACGCTGTGTAGAAGCGGGTGGTGCTGTCATCGAAGTTGCCCTTGTCCCGCAGGATCGTCCAGAGTTCGCCGCCCAGACAGCTTTCCATCAGCATGTACAGGTACTTCTTGTCCTTGAAGGTCTTGAACAGTTTCACTATGAACTGGCAGTTGGCCTCGCCCATGATCTCCTTTTCGGACATGatatgctgctgctgtcgcgTCTCCACAATCTGCGACTTCTTCATCTGCTTGAGGGCAAAGGACCTGGAGCCATCGCCATTGGTTTGAACCAGTTCCACGCGACCAAAGCCACCTACTCCCAGAGTGGCGATAACGCGCAGATCGGTGAGGTTAATGTCCCGGAATTCCTCGTTGATCctaaaaaatcaattagaCGGTTAGGTACTCGATTTGAAATAAAAGGTTTATAATTAAGATGAGGGAAAAAAGCCATTAAAGAATGTCATTCAACAAGtcaatatacaaaatatttaacatccATAACCGCTTaacaaatttaacatttaaaaataagtaaagaCATGCCTAGATCTcgtctaaaaattttaagactACATTAACTAACATTTCActtgaattgaatttatattgagacatctttatacattttatacaagataaaataatttgattcgACATGTCAatattaactaaataaaaacaccaaTAAGTCcttaacaaataaatcatttcaGCTCCatcacaaaaatttaataaaaatatgccTTGATGTCAATCTTCTCGTcttaaaaacttgaaaacCACATTAACTAATATTGTGCGTAAGTTtaaaggaatattttttttcaagtcattctataaaatataaaagcgTTATTTACTTATACATATTCAACACTAAAGCTTCCttactaaaaattaattatataaaggGTACAATTATTTCGTCTTTAAGAATTTACAATAATCAACATTTCAAtcaagaaaatcaaattatcaCTTAGCACTTAATtattcacaaaaaaaactaacatttcgtttaaaacaaatttcaattaggtacttaaaactcaataaatattttttaattcaagaTTCGTTTAGCAACTACtagttaaattcaaattaattaagattAGTTGAAAGCACTTAATTATTCACAATGATTATTAATTAGGTACTCAAAActgtataaataatttttgagaCAAGATTTGTTCAGTAACTACTAGTTGGAGTCAAAATAAATGTGGTTATTTCGTTTTTGCGATCACTGGACTATCATATAATTATACAACTCGACATGTgtaaataggttttttttttgtcgattTCGAGCTAGTTCATTGACCTTCATTATAGGTTGTCTCAATTCCTCAATGCTAATCTTGATTcatgttttgcttttaattatacGCTTACTTTCTGCGCTCCATGGCTCCCTCGTCGTCGTAGCGATGCTTGATCTCGTCCAGATTGGAAATCAACTGATTGAAGGTCTCGCGATCGATGACCAGACAACTGACGCCATCCGCCGATTCACAAATAATATTCGCCGTGCGCAGATCATCGCTATAgaaataattagttttaattagttGGGGGGGTTAGGGTAAAGAGTTTGCAGTGTATAACTTACCCCTGGAGAGCCTTTTCTCCAAAGAAATCACCCTTGCCCAGCATGCGTATGAACTTCTCCTCCTGAGTGTCCTGCTGTTTGATCGTCACTCGCACTTTGCCCTTTGAAATGATGAAGAAGGTATCTCCTCTGGCACCTTGGCGCACAATATAATCGCCTCGCTGGTAGTGCGTCTCCTCCAAAACATCGGAGATCTTGATGAGCGTGTCATCCGCCAGGTCTTTGAAGATGGGCACACTGTGCGGAAGATAAgaaattcgaaaaaattgtTAGTTTCAATCGAGATAATCCCCGTTGGCCATAGAAAGTGGTGTAATTAGTGGCCGAGCCAAGTTCGATTTAgataaaaaaaggcaaaattCCACAGTAATGGGAATCGGAATCTATTGCTGACCTACATCGATCTTCAAGCTGAAAGTTGCACCTGAACTCCTCCCATTGTGTTTTTCCCTCTGGCTTGGAGTTGTTTTTTTCCCTCTGCACAGCACATATCTTTTATCTTTACACTCAACAAAATTTGGAATACTTGGAAACTATTACAGAGTATTTAACAAATCTGATGACTTTAAAAAAGTACAGTTTCAAGGGATAGCCAACCTctatcaaatcaaataaatttgcatttcatttacaacatttaaaagaaaagctCAACTCATCTTGTTTCAAGGAAAAGCTCAATATAAATAtccttaaaatttattcaaattttaatcatttgtttagtttaatttattgtttattaaatttaacataaatataaattttactgATATTCTGCTTATGAAAAAtcttaattgaatttgaattgatttttttcaggTTCACTGACTTTTCTTCGACTGTTAACCATGATAATCGAACCTCAACTCCGCCCTATTCTGTTTTTCCCGCTGGCTAGCATTTTTTAAGTGAATGGTGCGCACATGTGTCTTAAATCTATAGTTcaagttgcagttgcagctgaccgtatctgtatctgaatctttcatcatcgtcatcatcatcagcagcccATTGCACTTTCATTTTCTAACCGCTTTTTGTCCGCTACTTCTTGAATCTGGAATAGGCAACGAGTGCATGGTCGAGGCCTCAATTATGGTTTTTAGCAGTTTTTACCACAACGACGACGACCAATTAAACGCGATTAATTTTGCCGGTCACTATCTGCAGAAGAAGGAGCAACTGGAGGAGAGACTAGAGGCTGTTGGCCAAAAACTGGTTACCACGGcaatttgaaaagaaatttCTATGCGTTCGTTGGCCGTTGGCTTGAAGTTTTTAGCTGAAGtgagttttcagttttctgttTACAGTTTTCTGTTTGAGTTTTCAGTTTGagtttgctgtttgctgtttgaGCCATTGCACGTCATATGGACGCCCATGACCATGACGATGACGAGATGGCCATAATGTTGCATTCGATCTGAAGAGATGCCGTGGAGAAAGTTAACTTACTTTAATCGAAAACCTTGCACACACAATTCGACAGCGGGAAAAAATCCTTAAGCCAAGCGATTTTATACATTTGCCATTATAAACTAATGACCATACACGATGCTGCTCTGCGGAATTGATATAATTAAGTGCAAATGAACATTAATTACGCCCAAATTGCAAATAACCAGTCGGCACCATCTCGCCATCTCGCCATCTCGCCCCAGGCGCAGATGCTCATTAAAATGCACATTAAATCGCCGATTGGCAATGGGGAAGTCTGCGTTTCAAGTGGCTATGGGGTATGCcatttggccaaaaaggaAAGCTAGTAGTGGCTACTCACCTCTTGAGGAAGTCGCTGTACTCCGCCTGTCGAATGAGGCCCGTTCGCATCATGATGGTCTGGAAGCACTGGCGCTCGATGGCCCACAAATTGCACTCGGTGATCGCCGTGATGGTCGCCGTCCTCTGGCAATTGTACAGGATGGCCAGCTCGCCAAGGACCTTTGCTCCCGAAAGGGTCGAAAGGTATTTGCCCTCGCGGGAAACCTCCACGCGGCCATCTGggtagcaaaacaaaatatatcaaattagTAGGGGTAAATACGGAAAGGGTACAAGATATAACCCCCATCATTCTTACTAAGCTGATTCATTGagcaaaaataatacaacTTTATATATATGATTTCTAATCTTACGAAATTCATGAAAGCTTCTCAAATCATGTTTTCAAAGGCTAATAGCctttaatttagaaataaattctttattttagcCAACAGTACTGTGAAATAACTTTATGGTCCTTAAACTAAGACTTTATATTATTCAACTTCTGACTAAATGATTGCcatttagaatttaattttgatattgAAGAACAGTGAAACATATATAAGAGGTATGGGTTGTTATGTTCACGTTCATGATTTCTGATCTTAAAAAAAGACTTATGCCTTTTAAAcaccatttaaatattatatgctTGGGAATTTGGTTATTATATTCCAACTcatatcttaaaattaaacaggtttatatttaaaataacgaTTCAAGGTATACAGTTCCAAGATTCAATTCTTCTGATGAATTTTCTTCATAGTCCACCACACAACCCTTACCCTTCTGTGGTTCCTCTTCGTCCTGCCCTCCAGAGGACTGCTCCTTGAGATTCCCGGTCCTTCGTCGTCGGGCATATGTGTGCACGGGGACGATGAGACGAGGACGTGGGATGCAGAATCCCTCGCCGTTGAGATCCTTGGAGCTGCCATTACTGCTGGCAGCGGGTGAGATTTGTTGCTGACTCTTTGGATGAGTGTCCTTCTGCTCCTCCTGCAGTTTGAGTGCCTTGATGGCCTGCTCCAGGCTATGGCGTCTCAGCGAAGCAGTGGAATCCCTGGGCCTAGCTATACTTCTGGCAAAAGTGGTGGACTGATTGGGCATGCGAATGGTGGCATATCGCTGCACAGAGGTCTGCGATCTAGTGAGTGGTTTGGACACCACCCTTTTTGGTGGCTCAGGTGGCGGTTCTCTGGGTGGTGGGGCCATCAATCTCTGTGGCTGCTGGCAGATCACTACCTGATCCTGGGAATCCTCGGCAGCGGAGGAGAATGTGGAGTAGGCGGATGAGGAACTATTGCTGAGATTTTGGGGTTTCTTATTGGGTGACCTCAAGGTGACATAACTGGGCGGTTGCGACATCGTTTGCGAGCGACGCAGTGAAGGCGGTTTCACCGACAACTGTTGCCGTGGTCG
This genomic stretch from Drosophila gunungcola strain Sukarami unplaced genomic scaffold, Dgunungcola_SK_2 000001F, whole genome shotgun sequence harbors:
- the LOC128261996 gene encoding UDP-glucosyltransferase 2; this encodes MTTSLSSGVLIGFLWILGMPQWISAGNVLAVYPHFGFSHFKVVMPILNELANRGHDITVISYVKNPQAHGFPNYEELLISAPGEDQSSTTINLVPLTENTPTRSLFVLIREYIALHDEGQETCEHLFASGHIEKVLERHQIKPYDLLLTEYFNSDCQLALAKLLELPIIGLSTCALMPYYYDRIDLPDTPAFIQSEFVGFAGQLKWHERLLNFMQAKLLKFLYKYHSNAADNELIRKYLGVEIDVEQVARTQTAFIFGNQHYSLMGSRPQSLQFVEIGGVHITKQAEMELPENVTNFLIQSSEGVIFISWGSMVRASSIDEDKLKAILEVLQNQPLRVIWKWEADEAPKTDSSKFLFIKWAPQLAVLCHPKVKLFWSHGGLLGTTESVHCGKPMLVTPIYGDQFLNAFSVQNRGMGLKLDYEDITIANLRKAFTELRKESYIQRSLQISKIFNQRQNTPLELAIWSVEHVIQNGLVSAELLQSPGIELNGFIYHSLDSIALILIPIVFLIIILSYFCRRYPATLAKKKLGKKPKRS
- the LOC128261997 gene encoding kappaPI-actitoxin-Avd3d; translated protein: MALTSSWRQLWLILLLVVGIAYGLPSLENHTQDQIEQVVACRQPKAPGLCRGRQLRYAYNEKTRNCESFYYTGCASTENNFLTYEECRRDCMQRLRY
- the LOC128263341 gene encoding cGMP-dependent protein kinase, isozyme 2 forms cD5/T2 isoform X2 yields the protein MKIKHYPGKAVDASLSLEGTSAMGALYEANWLRAASPTNPATNSKLSRQNSTAGSSSFLIEGISALSKYQMTLENIRQLEQQTRDRHIVSTIKELNGYRPSALQHHQQGEMHNGWIAEDQDEMVESTEEKEKLDGVVKTAPAVNHYVLDPTERTRVPRPRQQLSVKPPSLRRSQTMSQPPSYVTLRSPNKKPQNLSNSSSSAYSTFSSAAEDSQDQVVICQQPQRLMAPPPREPPPEPPKRVVSKPLTRSQTSVQRYATIRMPNQSTTFARSIARPRDSTASLRRHSLEQAIKALKLQEEQKDTHPKSQQQISPAASSNGSSKDLNGEGFCIPRPRLIVPVHTYARRRRTGNLKEQSSGGQDEEEPQKDGRVEVSREGKYLSTLSGAKVLGELAILYNCQRTATITAITECNLWAIERQCFQTIMMRTGLIRQAEYSDFLKSVPIFKDLADDTLIKISDVLEETHYQRGDYIVRQGARGDTFFIISKGKVRVTIKQQDTQEEKFIRMLGKGDFFGEKALQGDDLRTANIICESADGVSCLVIDRETFNQLISNLDEIKHRYDDEGAMERRKINEEFRDINLTDLRVIATLGVGGFGRVELVQTNGDGSRSFALKQMKKSQIVETRQQQHIMSEKEIMGEANCQFIVKLFKTFKDKKYLYMLMESCLGGELWTILRDKGNFDDSTTRFYTACVVEAFDYLHSRNIIYRDLKPENLLLNERGYVKLVDFGFAKKLQTGRKTWTFCGTPEYVAPEVILNRGHDISADYWSLGVLMFELLTGTPPFTGSDPMRTYNIILKGIDAIEFPRNITRNASNLIKKLCRDNPAERLGYQRGGISEIQKHKWFDGFYWWGLQNCTLEPPIKPAVKSVVDTTNFDDYPPDPEGPPPDDVTGWDKDF